Within the Glycine max cultivar Williams 82 chromosome 12, Glycine_max_v4.0, whole genome shotgun sequence genome, the region tgtttgttgtctccatagatcacatattcactatctttcggagaaatatgaataatctTTGATGCATATCCCGCCATATGTTTGGAGCAACCATTATCAATGTGTCAACTCTTCTccgttttcatagtctttcgcCATGAGACCcagatttatgatttcattttctgaatcaccTAAAGAATCCATGTCATTATCTTTccaagtgatgtatgctttttttttcattcttttctttgaaattcctcttgtcagatttttccattcttcttttaaagacagGACAAtcgaatctcatgtgcccaggttgatcgcattcatagcattttgaggctaaggaggaatcttctcctTTCATCTTTGGATTGATATTTGATTTcctttgatttcttttgtttctcataaatttattgaatctctacacaaaaaatctgaaatcatcatcttcttctatttcagtcaagtcctctttgtcattttcttcttgaatagaagATGATGAGGCTTTGAGTGCTATTCCGTTCCTCTTtttatcattctcttcatgttgatggagtctcataagttccatttcatgttcttgaagttttccaaagagagtggcaagagacatattagtgatatctcttgattttgcaattgccgttacttttggttgtcattgtctgcttaaacatctcatcactttgttaatgagatctttattagaaaatacttttccctaatgatgcaagatgattaactatatgagtAAATCTCTTCTACATATCTTGTATGGTCTCATATTGATACATTctaaacagttcatattcatgtgtgagagtgtttattctggatctcttgacatcagttgtgcctttatgggttacttgtaatgtatcccacatttcttttgcatttttacaatttgagactctaaaatattcatccatgcttgatgcagaagtgattatatttttagcctttaaattgtattgaacctttcttctttcatcatcatcccaTTCttttctaggtttttctatagttgcatttcccactaccattgtaggaatgaagGGACTAAATTCAttggcttcccatatatttaaatctgtggcttcaataaagatttgtatttgggttttccaatagtgataaccctcgcCATTGAAAACAAGgggcctattaatagaatttcgctcaagaaatggaaagttagatgaggtcatatctattcttgaagtttttaaacattTGACAAGAatcttgctctgataccacttgttggataagtggcctcaataacttaagaggggggtgaattaagtttcacaattttcccactaactaattttaacccccttttaaatgataggcttataatgcaggagaagaagaagaagaagaagaagaagaagaagcaatcaatttaacaatgttcttttaattgcgtaagataaaattgattgcaataaaataaatgagataagggaagagagaaatgcaaacttgatttctactggttcagccacttcccgtgcctatgtctagtcctcaagcaacccacttgagattttcactaacttgtaaaaaacctttttacaacttctgaacactcaaggaatccctttcccttatGTTCagaaaactcacaattcaagagacaaccagtctcttgattacaatcgactttctgagaagaacagaaagatttctttcctttagagtggataataaaatttaaagttcttggatgaactctcaatagatttgcaagtatttgtccaagagttgttgagagagcatttgacaatgaagttctcttggaatatgtctctcttgctttttgaaagtagacacatatatataggcacatcgtaccttttcaaaatggtttgaagagatgtgtcttttcaaaaagctttttctgaatattttcactgataatcgattataggtttctggtaatcgattacacagttatattttgaagggtcatgacttttgaaattgaattttaagagtttcgttgctggtaattgattacaagttcaaaattcaaattcaaaacattttttaacagttatttttcaaaattgcctTCTGATTTGGATGTCTtggaaataatttgttttaaggcaaggtttgatcttgatttaatcttgaagcacgactttgtttgttgaagcaaccttgtattaatcttgaagcaatgcttatccattgaagcaaccttgtttgattcttctttgtcgtcatcaaaatcatatattcatacattcacgcaacttatttaaaaacatatgaatttaatttcttattaataatgtaaaaaaggttatatattaaaaaaattattattgatatgatttttaaagtaaatacaAGAATTAAGAAACTTACCTAAGAATTAGCAGATTAAAAATCATACTATATATGAAGGCATGTATTAACTATAGCCTGGCAGAGAGGATTTAGGAACATTTTTGTTTACTCCAATTCTTTGGTAGCAATCAACCTGTTGACAAATGTGTTACACATTCTTGCTTATCGCTGATACAGGAAATTCATAGTGTTCATAACTATGAAGGCAAAATATATTGGAGATACATTTTGAGGGAATCAAATCAAGTTGTTGATCTTCTTGCAGATCATGAGATGTATTTGGCTACTCGTTTCcatatttttgaatttgctCCGCAACTCATTTATAATGCTCTAATAGCAGATTTTGCTGGTATTTGCTTTCCCTCCTAGAGTTTTCTAGATTTGctagttaataataatattcattgaacaaaaaaaagattaaaaaatatattactcctTATTGTGCATGAACAAAATAGTTAGACTGACTTTTTGTTAAAAGTTTCAACAAACACCCATTTcaattattcaattaatatCACTCCGAACTattgaagattaaattaaattaaagctaATTccctttaaaatatcaaaataatattgttctctataattaaaagaaaaaaaactaaggaactatttgattattttccattcttttttgttattcaaaactattttgtaaaattattacctttaaaaaaatttctaacagagaatatttttgttttttgaatggTAACACTTAAAAATAGTTCTCAAACAAGCCTTTAATTCACgtctattttctttcaaaaaaatgaaattactaTCTATTCACCCATGAAAATGTCAAAGCAAGGGAGATCTTATGATTGCACCTTCTGAACATTTCTTTGCGGTAAAGATTGTAGCAGCCGTTGGACTTTTCTCCTCAAcaatacataatttaaaattaaaacgctTCAAACAAACTACTAAAATATGCATGGCACAACTTGATTTCTTAATGGAATGACTATATGAACAAACAATTATCAACTAGCCCGGCCATTTCATGTGCAGGCTCCCCAACATAACCAACGAAACACATAAGCCAGATTAAAAATGAACAAGGATCTTATGCCCTCCTATGGATTAAACATATTCATCTGCAATTATATACAGTATTTCAAGATAAAGGGCAGACATTATTCAAGAGAATATAATCTATGATGAGTTCAATATAACATGAAACAAATGTTTTTAGCCTGTATAAACtaaatgcaattaatataaGCCTTTATCAAGTCTCAACATTTGGTTGATCAAGGAATTGATGCAGCAGCAACAAGCATTTCACCAGACGCATTTCCCACTGCTGCCACCATTTCACCGGACATATTTCCCACTGCTGTCAGCTTTACACCAGATGGATTTCCCACTGTTGTTAGCATTTCACTGGACGAATTTCCCACAGCAGTTAATGGAAAGACTTTGTCACAATCCTTAGCTCCAACTTGTGTAAACTCATTAACAAGCATATTCACAAATGCAGCTAAAGATGTCCTAAACTGGACTGAGCTGCTACTGTCACCTTGATCAACATCTTGTGCCCCACCTTTGACCACACAACCAACTTGAGCACCATCAATGTATGCCTTGCATGCCACCAGAATATCATGAGCTCGGCTGCAAAAGTTCCCAGCAACAAAGTCCTTGAAATtctgaaaccaaaaaaaaaataaaaaacctaaatGGTCAATTTTTTTACCACAAAAGAACAGAAGTtacaaataatttacaaaaatacacacacacacatataaagaAATTCATGGCTTCCTATTTACTATTCATTTATTTCCAAGGATTTGCATGATAAATTAATACTTCATTCATAACAGCAGTAAATATATCTTACCacataattataagaaaatcttAGGTGAAAAACTGAGGAGAGTAGAAGGATATAAGATAAACTAGAGTGTCAACATACAGATGACAAGAAACATTTAGCATGCAATTTTGAATTGATACATATCATACACTGATGCTTCATGTTCTTTCCAAATAACCATTCAATAAACTGATGCAATGCATGCAATATGGCTTCACTACATGATAAGATATTCCAACAGTGTGCAATAAGGTATGAGTGAACATGACAAAGAACACTTTTTCAAACAATATACTTTGTTTGGTAGTTCAAGAATCAAACCTTTGGAGGCCTTCTCATTATGTATATCATTGTCCTCAATGATAGGATGAATGTGTCCTCATTGTACTTCAAAGAACTAATTTCACCATATTGCGAATTGCTTAAATGTGCATATTCAGGCTCATTAAAGAAAGGCTTCGCAACCAAGATTAGACCCTGTATAGAGACCAGAACCTGTAAAATTGTTGAAACACCTGGAATCCACTGCTCATTTTGATGGCCGGTCCAGGTGTTAAGAAGACTAAGACAAACTTTTCCACTACTATATAAATTTGGGTTGAGCCTAAGCCCGCCAGAATGGTAGTGAACTTGCTGCATTAAAAAATGACCCTTGAGTTCGACTTGAAAAAAAGAGCACAGtgaacatgaaaataattaatgttcaaTTCAGATATAGTATCCTCAACCACATACTGGAGGTACATGCGGATAGCCACTCGAGAAGAAAacatcaaaaaagaaaaggccATCATGATAAGGTGTTCCCTTTGCTCCAATAATCACGGCCCTTAGAAGATCTATTCTCGATTCATAAACTCTGACAAATATTGAATCTGTTCAATATAAAATTAGGTGTCAAAGCAACAAGGGATTTCTCGAAAAGCCTGTTGCACATTGCTCATTATGATattcaaaacataatttacaGCCATTTCTAACTTCTAGTTTCAGACCAAGTATCTTGACTCCACAAAGGGAATGATTCATGAACATTGTTTCATAtggatatatattaaaaaaaatgcgtCCATAGCTAGTTTTTTGGTAGTATCCCTTTagcatattaataaaaatcatggATACAGTCATACAGTACAGATCTATTGGcttgaaaaagaaatcaatttaatcaaatacaaaaagtgAGACGGAtaaggaaaatattttagcCAAGTTATAACATGAATACTAATCAAACTAACTCTCACCTGGTAAATCCTTCTCCAATGACTTCCACTCTCCCTGGATTCTTTTAGCCCAATGCTTTGAATGCTATTCAGGAAATAAATTAACAGTAAACCTAAATAATTAAGATCAAAACTGGAGGAAAAAAACTGCATTAAAAGGTTACCTGTTCCATGGAAGAGTTGGCATGAACAAAGTGATGGTCTGAAACGTCTTCAATAACGTCAAATTGTTTAAAGCTTTGAAATTTCCTCAGAATTTCCCCTCTAGCTTCATCAGATATTGTAGCAACGGTATTATTGGCAGTTGCCTCATTATTTCCATCTCCCACAGAATTATAAACCCAAGAGTTATGAATCAATGGCCCAGGAGGGACATGAAAATGATGAGCAAAGGGAGCtgtataattataatcatatggataataataattataattagggAATGCCTGCAAATTATAAGCATTCGTCGACCACATCTGATTAATAGATTCAGATCCTGGATGATGATATGAAGGTCCAACAAAATTTGAATGATATGGATTGTAAACTGTCATCATTGAAACTCCAGCTTGTCCCCAATTTGGTGCCCCACCCGCAAGCGGTGTCCCGCCTACACCACTTGTAGGTGACAGTCCCCAATGTGGTGTTCCACTTATATGTGACAATCCCCATTCTGGTGCCCCACCTGCAGGTGGTGTCCCGCCTACACCACTTGCATGTAACAGTCCCCAATGTTGTGTTCCACCTACATGTGATAATTCCCATTTTTGTGTCCCACCCCCAGCAGGTGGCAGTCCCCAATGTGATGTTCCACCTATATGCGGTAATCCCCATTCTGGTGCCCCACTCCTTACAGGTTGTAGTCCCCAATGTGGTGTTCCACCTACATGCGACAATCCCCATTCTGATGTTCCACCCCCTACAGGCGGCAGTCCCCATTGTGGTGTCTCAAGAGGAGTCCCACCTATACCACCTGCAGGTGGCAGTCCCCAATGTGATGTTCCACCTATATGCGATAATCCCCATTTTGGTGCCCTACTCCCTGCAGGTTGTAGTCCCCAATGTGGTGTTCCACCTACATGCGACAATCTCCATTTTGGTGTTCCACCCCCTGCAGGTGACAGTCCCCATTGTGGTGTCTCAAGCGGAGTCCCGCTTACAGCACCTGCAGGTAGCAGTCCCCAATATGGTATTCCACCCACATGTGAAAATTCCCATTCTAGTGCCCCACCAACAAACAACAATCCCCAATCCAGTGCCCCATCTGCAGGTGGCAGTCCCCAATGTGGTGTTCCACCTGCAAGCGGCAGTTTCTTGGCCTCAAAATTGTTTACAAATTTATGGTTAGAAGAATAACAAATGTTAGGCTTCTTCTCACTCTCAAAAGATTTAGATGACCCCATTTCCCATGGCAACTTTAACTTCCGCCTCCTTTGTTGTGAGCCATTTGATTTCTTCTTACTCAGGGGAGTTTGAGAGTATTGTACTCCAGGAGGGTCCTTAATAGTAGGCTCTAGTGACAATGAAGACTGAGATGTCAtataatcttttgaaaaaaaatcaaagcaattgtcatcatcttcttcatcatttgAGCTCTCAGAACTAGAACTATGACCATAAGTCCATCTAGATTTACCTATCACATCCTCACACACTTCCTGAAAATGATTTCAGGCAAAAGGTTACAGTCTTTTAATATGATCgaaaagataaaatcaacaatCTGTATGAAACAATAGATAGTTTACCATGTTTTGATGGGTGGTCTGAATCGCTTTCCCCTTGCCAACTTTCTgaccaaataatattaacttggTAGAATCATTGTCTTTGTCTGTGTTGATCACCTCATGATGAAAAATGGCCTACAAAAGtataatacaattaatatacaagtctgagaaagaaaaacataaagctCCCGGAGACATCATTTGAAATGTATGTCAAGTACATAATGATGTAATCCAATCAATTGAGTTAATCTAAATTATCTCCCAGCCAAAATTAAGAAAGCAAGCAGCACTTATCAAAATTATGTTGAAGACCAAAAACCATTAATAAGAAATTCAACAAAACAACACATTCCCAGCAATGATACAATTGGAGAAGAAACACTACACGATTAGGAATTACAAACACGAGATATTAACAACTCATTAGTGTTAAACCTACTTAGTGTTACCAACTTAAAACAacccaattttaaatataattttattttgtaaaattaattgacATGCTTGTCAATTCTTGAATTGTTGAGGATCCAAACCACTTTATTCCTTCCAACAATAGcataattttgtcaaaattctTGCAGTTTTTGTTTTTCGGACACAACT harbors:
- the LOC100800819 gene encoding uncharacterized protein, with protein sequence MDPNVIEIPPPTTNNNNTCNSIKQKEAIFHHEVINTDKDNDSTKLILFGQKVGKGKAIQTTHQNMEVCEDVIGKSRWTYGHSSSSESSNDEEDDDNCFDFFSKDYMTSQSSLSLEPTIKDPPGVQYSQTPLSKKKSNGSQQRRRKLKLPWEMGSSKSFESEKKPNICYSSNHKFVNNFEAKKLPLAGGTPHWGLPPADGALDWGLLFVGGALEWEFSHVGGIPYWGLLPAGAVSGTPLETPQWGLSPAGGGTPKWRLSHVGGTPHWGLQPAGSRAPKWGLSHIGGTSHWGLPPAGGIGGTPLETPQWGLPPVGGGTSEWGLSHVGGTPHWGLQPVRSGAPEWGLPHIGGTSHWGLPPAGGGTQKWELSHVGGTQHWGLLHASGVGGTPPAGGAPEWGLSHISGTPHWGLSPTSGVGGTPLAGGAPNWGQAGVSMMTVYNPYHSNFVGPSYHHPGSESINQMWSTNAYNLQAFPNYNYYYPYDYNYTAPFAHHFHVPPGPLIHNSWVYNSVGDGNNEATANNTVATISDEARGEILRKFQSFKQFDVIEDVSDHHFVHANSSMEQHSKHWAKRIQGEWKSLEKDLPDSIFVRVYESRIDLLRAVIIGAKGTPYHDGLFFFDVFFSSGYPHVPPQVHYHSGGLRLNPNLYSSGKVCLSLLNTWTGHQNEQWIPGVSTILQVLVSIQGLILVAKPFFNEPEYAHLSNSQYGEISSLKYNEDTFILSLRTMIYIMRRPPKNFKDFVAGNFCSRAHDILVACKAYIDGAQVGCVVKGGAQDVDQGDSSSSVQFRTSLAAFVNMLVNEFTQVGAKDCDKVFPLTAVGNSSSEMLTTVGNPSGVKLTAVGNMSGEMVAAVGNASGEMLVAAASIP